The Malus sylvestris chromosome 3, drMalSylv7.2, whole genome shotgun sequence genomic sequence aaaatgaaagagaaccgacatagtttttcgtgtcgtttcccacagacggcgccaaatgttgatgcacaaaaccggaggtcttggaacaacgtaaatccgactgtgaatctgcaagaaatgtaaataacacaagatgtatcatggttcatcccaatgtttgagctacgtccacactgatattgtatttatctaagAGGTGAggaagagagatggagagagcttctgagggtgagagagcccttccatggcctaggaattggcttcccctaattgtgagggtgatgagtccttttatagaataagggctcctcacttattacatatttgcccattcctttattacataattacatttaagtcccccgagtatttatacaagatctaaatacagaggccctaagtatggtacaaacaaattatattttgatgtcttatttctctttttctttctaattttaatgttttttcttaacaaatgatattatctgcTCTATCGGGAACATGgtgggcttagtctcacaataggctaacaataatgtgattcagcTTCACCTTTAGTGAAAATCGAacataaaacatttcacttacaagtgaagaggaatatcactacaTCGTAGTACTTAAAAATTTAAGTTACAATAACGATTTATTTTAACTAATTGGGTAAACTAATAACAAAAAGCAtcccaaaaaataacaaaatgtcAAAGAGAACAACCATTTTACATCATCAAAATATAAGGGGTAGGCAAATGAGTCATGGACCCGCAGGTCGGGTGGGTTCAACTTCAAGCAGTTTGAGGCGGGTACAGGGCGGGTCTAAATATTTTGAAGAAGAAACATGACGGGGTGGGACAGGACTGGTATAGGAATTGACGGGGTAGGGCGGTCCAAAAATAGGAGAAATGTACCTCTAGCATTGGATAATTGGATTGGATTTAATGATTAATCTCACTTCCACTACACTgttggatttaatttttttccatCACTTAGACACTCCTGTCCCATTCACTCATGACTCGAGTCACTCGACAGCAACCATCACCAATTCCGACTTGGACACTTGATGGCCCTGGTCTCCATAGACGATGGTGGTGTTCAATAATCTTGATGGCGGTGAAGAGGTGGTCGAGATTGGAAGGTTTGGGAGGAGTTGAAGGTGATGCAGTCCCAACTCGCAAATTGCTAGAGAGACGAATTCAAAAACAACACCTTATCTACTAAGATATTATATCACATgtcaaaaatttgaatttaaaaatgataattttgaCCAATTTCACTTACTTTTGACGTTTGGGTTATAAACTGCCTTACTCATGCTTGTTCAACTCTTAAACTTTTCCTTACATTTTTTAATGTAGATTAGGAATATGCTAgttttccttcttcatcttcttaatTTATCAATGTTCtagtaatatttttttagttaccATTAGATTCAAATTAGTTGGCCTTACCcaagtcatcctaaggcccaaCCAAagcaaaaactttaaaaatatatatataaacaaaaaaactaaattgtacaaaaatatgaatcaaGTTCTCAAAAATGATCGAAGCCTGGAAGGTTCCCACTTCACAGTTACAGAGGTGATAAAAACGTCGCCGCTTCCGATGCCCCTGTGGTTCTCATTTCCCTCCGTTCTCCGTAGCTTTTTCCTCAggtatttttcttcaataaTCTTTCAATCAAAATTCTTGAAAATATCGACAACGTCAAGTGCCTGTCTCTCTCAGCTTATAATTTGGAGGTAAGCATGTCCTCACTTGTTTCTTTGTGTTATGTATGTTGGGAAGAATTATAAGGAAGTTATAATGATTAGGGTGGAGGTTAAAGGTAAGAAAAGACAGTGACTACCTGTTTGTTAGATCGTAGCccgtattttaaaaaaatatttttaagacTCGCCTAGACAGTTTTTGGGGAGGAAGGAACTATGAAGAAAATGCCTCTGCCCGGCGGGAGTGggctagggatgggcaaatacccattggttatggatAACCGCGGAtatccgtccatttaaattaaacggttacggttatgggtaaccgtttagataaataaacggttatgggtataaccgtttacccgctaaatttaaatggacggttatgggtattaaccgcggttataacgGTTACCGTTTACCCGTTTATATTAATagatatataaaattaaaaaaacaaaaatacctAATCTGTAAGACTGTACTGTTCGTTCTCTCCGCCAGGAGGCCAGGACCTCCGTCCGCCGCTTGTCTCTCTCTCCTCGCTGCTCCCTCTCATCTCCgcttgtctctctctctccccttcggCCATGGCGGAGATCAGATCGTGTTGGAGCCTCACTACCTCAGTCTCAAGCTCCATCGCTCTATTCGCAACCGATTCCAGCACATCTTTCCCCTCCTCAGTCCGTTCGATCACCAACTCCATCTCCCTAAGCCTCTCCTTCGTCTCCTTCTCGCTGCTCTTCAATTTCTCGATCTCCGCCATCAATTCCTGGATTTTCTCTTTCGTCTCCTTGTTCTCGCGCTGCAGCTCAAGCTTCTCCCACTCCAAACCCTCGACCTTGCGGCCCAACTCCGCCGCCTGATCGGCATCGAAGAAATCCTCAGCCGCCTCGGCCACGATTTCAACCGTCGTCTTCTCTGCCATTTCCAACCCTaaaacacacacaaacaaacaaacaacagaaTGCCAATCACAATCCGCAAATAAAAactacaaaacttcaaaatcccTGTTTGGCAGTTTTCTCTATCAATTTTCttacagttttttattttatcggGGAACGAaagcatgagagagagagagaggaaaccTGAAAGCAATCAGCAATGGCGGTTTAGTGATCTGCGAGCGTGCGTGGGATGAGAATGTTGCGAGTAAAAAGGGGTAAATGGGTTTAAAAAATGGATAAACGGTAAACGGGTATAGataaacgggtaaacggttacggttaaatgggtacgcgttatgggtatgggtataaccgtttaggcaattacccaacgggtaaacggttatgcgggtatgagtataaacggttatgggtaaataattgCGGTTATCCGCCCGCCATAACCAATGTCCATCCCTAGAGTGGGCATAGCCTATAGACTAGCCTGAACACCTAGGTTGTTCGCCTCAGGCGCCTAGGCAACCTCaacgtttgattttttttttattttttaagaacaaCCTAAATCCAAAATGACATCGTTTTGGGCAGGGTTTTTATAAAATTCATGCTAGCTTTATGTTTCTAACTTGGTTCTATTAGTTTGTTATGACTTTATGATGTGAATtagagaaataataataatagttaattcaattcatttatatatatacaatattgcaaattcaattaatttatatattatatagtaaatttacttaaatccgtctagGCGCTAGATATCAGCTCACCGCCCGATTAGTGCTTAGTgtcttttaaaaccttgcttTATTTTGCCAAGTGCAATACTAGGGATTCGAAGGAATCTGCTTTTTCTAATGCCATTTTTTCAATTGTATTGCACAGTTTATGAACGTACCTGGTGAATTGAACCCTGGCTTTTGTATGAAGTCCATTCTAccaattttttgttgtttatttatattgtgatatatttacactaaagcaTCATAAATGGAGAGGCAGGATGTTTGAAAATGAATATTTTACATTTCATGTCCGTCGGAATGCTCACAGGCCAAATTTCACGAGAAGGTAAAATACCTATTTTGGCAGAACATGcactacaaaaaaatatataaaaaaataaaatcatctgGGCGGACGAAAAATTTCGTTGggtcaaattttgttttgtcgCCTAAGACTTTAGATGACAAAAGTTGGTTGGGAAAAGTTGGTCCTGCAAAAACCCATCACTCGAAGTCTTATTCGACGAGAAGTAGTCGTTTGTCGGGCAAAAATGATTTTGCCCGATGAAAGAAGTCGCTAGGATAAAGTGCATTGATTGCCTTTACCTAACGAAAATATTATACCCGATAACATCGTTTTGCCCCACTAAATTAAATACTATTAAAAACTTGATCCTACGAAATTTTCATGGGTCTCCTAGAATTTGGAGTCTCTTAGGGCATACCAACCCATATAACTTGTCATCCTCGAAATGGCTCACAAGGAACTTCTCTATATGCCTAAGGGCATTAGTGAAATCTCCATTTGTAGAATTAAAAGCCTGAGGTTGGAAGTTATCAAATGTGTTTTTCTCTATGTATTGTAATCTTCCTAGTTATAGCATGAATTAAGCGCCTGAAGTTGAAAGCGATTAGCTGAGTAGTTAAAGTTAGATTAAGTTACTAACTAGTTAGCACTTATATATGGCAAGTTAGCAACATTCGTTTATCTAAAACCATAACCTATCACTACTAAAAAAATCCCAAAGGGAAAGGAATGTAGAGTGACCGATCTTTTCtagaaaaattgaattgaaatcatGTGCAAGCGCTTGTTCTCTCCTACCAGAGAACTTCCATTGCTTCCACCTGAGGGTAGGGTGGGCTCCGATCCAGGGATGTGTGTTGCCTTATCTGAAGCACTTGACCTTTTAACCATTTGTTTTAAAGAAGGCGGACTTGCGGCGGGTTAACATGTATATAGGTTAGAAAGCGGAGTTTCATTGGTTAAAGTTCTTTCCAAGCACGCAAATTGGGAAGAGGTTTAACGTAGCTACTTGAGCCTAGAAGATGAGAGTACAGTTGCATGCCAATGTTTTCATGGAATCAGCTCCTTTGAGGATTTAAGCAAA encodes the following:
- the LOC126614322 gene encoding peroxisomal and mitochondrial division factor 2-like: MAEKTTVEIVAEAAEDFFDADQAAELGRKVEGLEWEKLELQRENKETKEKIQELMAEIEKLKSSEKETKERLREMELVIERTEEGKDVLESVANRAMELETEVVRLQHDLISAMAEGERERQAEMRGSSEERETSGGRRSWPPGGENEQYSLTD